From Streptomyces sp. HUAS MG91, the proteins below share one genomic window:
- a CDS encoding DUF3533 domain-containing protein — translation MRFADRFAREFKDAVTPRAALLVIGVLALQLLFIASYVGALHSPKPKDVPFGVVGPTAAVAQQTEQQLAKLPGSPLDPRVVADAATAKRQIMDRKIDGALVLNPRGTTDTLLVASGGGTVLATALENLAGEIDATQQRTVRPVDVAPASPKDFDGLSAFYLVVGWCVGGYLCASIMSISAGSRPTSPPRALIRLGTMALVAIAGGIGGSLIIGDSILGALPGSFWGLAGLGALVTFAVGALTLALEELTGIVGIGLAVLVVVVAGNPSAGGAFPLPMLPPFWKAIGPWLPPGAGTWAARSIAYFDGNALTQSLLVLSAWAVAGVAVTLLVSSLRQKKLRTSTAP, via the coding sequence ATGAGATTCGCCGATCGATTCGCCCGGGAGTTCAAGGACGCCGTCACCCCGCGGGCCGCGCTGCTCGTCATCGGCGTCCTCGCGCTGCAACTGCTCTTCATCGCGTCCTACGTGGGAGCGCTGCACAGCCCGAAGCCGAAGGACGTGCCGTTCGGTGTCGTCGGTCCGACGGCGGCCGTGGCCCAGCAGACCGAGCAGCAGCTGGCGAAACTGCCGGGCTCGCCGCTCGACCCGCGCGTGGTCGCCGACGCGGCGACGGCGAAGCGGCAGATCATGGACCGGAAGATCGACGGCGCGCTGGTCCTGAACCCGCGGGGCACCACGGACACCCTGCTCGTCGCGTCCGGCGGCGGCACCGTCCTGGCCACCGCCCTGGAGAACCTGGCGGGCGAGATCGACGCCACCCAGCAGCGCACGGTCCGCCCGGTCGACGTGGCACCGGCCTCGCCCAAGGACTTCGACGGCCTCTCCGCGTTCTACCTGGTCGTGGGCTGGTGCGTCGGCGGCTACCTGTGTGCCTCGATCATGTCGATCAGCGCCGGATCCAGGCCCACCAGCCCGCCGCGCGCGCTGATCCGGCTCGGCACGATGGCGCTGGTCGCGATCGCGGGCGGCATCGGCGGCTCGCTCATCATCGGCGACTCGATCCTGGGCGCGCTGCCCGGCTCCTTCTGGGGTCTGGCCGGGCTCGGCGCGCTCGTCACCTTCGCGGTCGGCGCGCTCACCCTGGCCCTGGAGGAGCTCACCGGCATCGTCGGGATCGGCCTGGCCGTCCTGGTGGTCGTCGTCGCGGGCAACCCGAGCGCGGGCGGCGCGTTCCCGCTGCCGATGCTGCCCCCGTTCTGGAAGGCGATCGGCCCCTGGCTGCCCCCGGGCGCGGGCACCTGGGCGGCCCGCTCGATCGCGTACTTCGACGGCAACGCCCTGACGCAGTCCCTGCTGGTCCTCTCGGCCTGGGCGGTGGCGGGCGTGGCGGTGACGCTCCTGGTGTCGAGTCTGCGCCAGAAGAAGCTCAGGACGAGTACGGCCCCCTGA
- the dnaE gene encoding DNA polymerase III subunit alpha has translation MTGFAHLHVASGYSMRYGASHPEQLVRRAAQRGIPTLALTDRDTVTGAVRFAKACAAEGIRPVFGIDLAVEALAPPPPAQRRRTPAHGGAHVIEPPLRVVLLAEDRAGWARLCRITSAAHARTRTTATAPVVPWEALREHGGPGLTVLLGPLSEPVRALAAGREDVARKLLAPWQEAFGAGVRLEAVAQKRFSTGAGSLRLAARTLTLADRTGTTAVLTNAVRYADPDQHRLADVLDAARLLRPVDRRRLDSGQRWLKDEAAMAGVARMIAECAGAGPRRAERLLADTAATAAACAVDPVADLGLGTHKLPEPGLFGASPRTGGAARLLRERSEAGLARRGLDRDPAALKRLDEELAVISTLDYDAYFLAIGQVVADIRAKGIRVAARGSGAGSMVCHALGIATANPLEHRLLFERFLSVRRASLPDIDLDVESARRLECYDVIFERFGKERVAVTAMPETYRARRALRDVGLALGIEPAEVDRIAKSFPHLRASDITGALAELPELRGLAAQAHRYGPLWELAEGLDSLVHGMAMHPCGVVISDATLLDRLPVQPTPQGDYPMAMAAKEEIEALGNIKLDVLGVRMQSAMAHAVAEIERTTGDHVDLDDQDQVPLDDVFAFKLIQESRTLGLFQLESPGQQDLLSRLQPRDPQDVIADISLFRPGPVAGGMPERYIAARHGGTPTYAHSDLEPVLADTYGVTIWHEQIIETLSVLTGCDRAMAEIARRALGDKERLPRIRDWFHAASRARGYSDAVREEVWRTVEAFGAYGFCRAHAVAFAVPALQSAWLKAHFPAYLLAGLLEHDPGMWPKRVLVADARRNGVPVLPVDINRSRVRHIVEETDGERWGVRLALSEVRGISEEEAARIEEGQPYGSLSDFWQRARPSRPTAERLAEIGALGPLHDSRLTRRDLLLQIAELHRQSRTRSAGEGQLPFDTGAVGGQDPSGLPDLTSRETMSAELNTLGLDVSKHLMEHHHRLLREVGATDAAHLAGLRAGQQVLVAGVRASTQTPPIASGKRIIFVTLEDGSGLVDLAFFEDSHPACAHTVFHSGLLLVRGTVQVRGTRRTVVGSMAWDLDEIAAARRDNGPEAALALLGASRPQPTPAQPRRTLANGTTGARLHPYADLQPAGSRSADLKKFGHRSPGSAG, from the coding sequence ATGACGGGCTTTGCTCATCTGCATGTCGCATCCGGCTATTCGATGCGCTACGGCGCCTCCCACCCCGAACAGCTGGTACGCCGGGCGGCACAGCGCGGCATACCGACGCTGGCGCTGACCGACCGGGACACCGTCACCGGCGCTGTTCGATTCGCCAAGGCGTGCGCGGCGGAGGGCATCCGGCCCGTCTTCGGGATCGACCTCGCCGTGGAGGCCCTCGCACCCCCGCCCCCCGCCCAGCGGCGCCGCACACCGGCCCACGGCGGGGCGCACGTGATCGAGCCGCCGTTGCGGGTCGTCCTGCTGGCGGAGGACCGGGCCGGATGGGCCCGGCTGTGCCGGATCACCTCGGCGGCCCACGCCCGCACCCGCACCACGGCCACCGCGCCCGTCGTGCCGTGGGAGGCGCTGCGTGAGCACGGCGGCCCCGGCCTGACCGTGCTGCTCGGCCCCCTCTCCGAGCCGGTCCGGGCGCTGGCCGCGGGCCGGGAGGACGTCGCACGGAAGCTGCTGGCCCCGTGGCAGGAGGCCTTCGGGGCGGGGGTGCGGCTCGAAGCGGTTGCGCAGAAACGTTTCAGCACAGGTGCGGGCTCTCTCCGCCTGGCCGCCCGCACCCTGACCCTGGCCGACCGCACCGGCACCACCGCCGTCCTCACCAACGCGGTGCGGTACGCCGACCCCGACCAGCACCGCCTCGCCGACGTCCTGGACGCCGCGCGGCTGCTGCGCCCCGTCGACCGGCGCCGCCTCGACAGCGGACAGCGCTGGCTCAAGGACGAGGCGGCCATGGCGGGCGTCGCACGGATGATCGCCGAGTGCGCCGGGGCCGGGCCCCGGCGGGCGGAGCGGCTGCTGGCGGACACCGCGGCCACCGCCGCCGCCTGCGCCGTGGACCCCGTGGCGGATCTCGGCCTGGGCACCCACAAGCTCCCCGAGCCCGGGCTGTTCGGCGCCTCGCCCCGGACCGGCGGCGCGGCCCGGCTGCTGCGCGAGCGGTCCGAGGCCGGTCTGGCCCGGCGCGGCCTGGACCGGGATCCGGCCGCCCTGAAGCGGCTGGACGAGGAGCTCGCCGTGATCTCCACGCTGGACTACGACGCCTACTTCCTCGCCATCGGGCAGGTCGTGGCCGACATCCGCGCGAAGGGGATCCGGGTCGCCGCGCGCGGCTCGGGCGCGGGCTCGATGGTCTGTCACGCGCTGGGCATCGCCACGGCCAACCCGCTGGAGCACCGGCTGCTGTTCGAACGCTTCCTGAGCGTGCGCCGGGCCTCGCTGCCGGACATCGACCTCGACGTGGAGTCCGCGCGGCGCCTGGAGTGCTACGACGTGATCTTCGAGCGGTTCGGCAAGGAGCGGGTGGCGGTCACCGCGATGCCGGAGACCTACCGGGCGCGCCGGGCGCTGCGCGACGTCGGGCTCGCCCTGGGCATCGAGCCCGCGGAGGTCGACAGGATCGCCAAGAGCTTCCCGCACCTGCGCGCGTCCGACATCACCGGCGCCCTCGCCGAGCTGCCGGAGCTGCGCGGGCTCGCGGCGCAGGCGCACCGGTACGGGCCGCTGTGGGAGCTGGCCGAGGGGCTCGACTCCCTGGTCCACGGCATGGCCATGCACCCCTGCGGTGTGGTCATCAGCGACGCGACCCTCCTGGACCGGCTGCCGGTGCAGCCGACCCCGCAGGGCGACTACCCCATGGCGATGGCGGCGAAGGAGGAGATCGAGGCGCTGGGCAACATCAAGCTGGACGTCCTGGGCGTGCGGATGCAGTCCGCGATGGCCCACGCCGTCGCGGAGATCGAACGGACCACCGGCGACCACGTCGACCTGGACGACCAGGACCAGGTGCCGCTCGACGACGTGTTCGCGTTCAAGCTCATCCAGGAGAGCCGCACCCTGGGCCTGTTCCAGCTGGAGTCCCCCGGCCAGCAGGACCTGCTGTCGCGGCTCCAGCCCCGTGATCCGCAGGACGTCATCGCCGACATCAGCCTCTTCCGGCCCGGTCCGGTCGCCGGCGGGATGCCCGAGCGGTACATCGCGGCCCGGCACGGCGGCACGCCCACGTACGCCCATTCCGACCTGGAGCCCGTGCTCGCGGACACCTACGGCGTGACCATCTGGCACGAGCAGATCATCGAGACGCTGTCGGTGCTGACGGGCTGCGACCGCGCCATGGCGGAGATCGCCCGGCGCGCGCTCGGCGACAAGGAGCGGCTGCCCCGTATCCGCGACTGGTTCCACGCCGCGTCGCGGGCGCGCGGCTACAGCGACGCGGTCCGCGAGGAGGTCTGGAGGACCGTCGAGGCGTTCGGTGCCTACGGGTTCTGCCGGGCGCACGCGGTCGCGTTCGCCGTGCCGGCGCTGCAGAGCGCCTGGCTCAAGGCGCACTTCCCCGCGTATCTGCTGGCGGGGCTGCTCGAACACGACCCCGGCATGTGGCCCAAGCGGGTCCTGGTCGCCGACGCCCGCCGGAACGGTGTGCCGGTGCTGCCCGTCGACATCAACCGCTCGCGCGTGCGGCACATCGTCGAGGAGACCGACGGGGAGCGGTGGGGGGTGCGGCTCGCACTGTCCGAGGTGCGCGGCATCAGTGAGGAGGAGGCCGCGCGGATCGAGGAGGGGCAGCCCTACGGTTCGCTGTCGGACTTCTGGCAGCGGGCCCGCCCCAGCAGGCCGACCGCCGAACGCCTCGCCGAGATCGGCGCCCTGGGCCCGCTGCACGACAGTCGGCTCACCCGCCGCGATCTGCTGCTGCAGATCGCCGAGCTGCACCGGCAGTCCCGTACGCGCTCCGCGGGCGAGGGCCAACTCCCCTTCGACACCGGCGCGGTGGGCGGTCAGGATCCCAGCGGGCTGCCGGACCTGACCTCGCGGGAGACCATGAGCGCCGAGCTGAACACCCTCGGCCTCGACGTCTCCAAGCACCTGATGGAGCATCACCACCGGCTGCTGCGGGAGGTCGGGGCGACCGACGCGGCGCATCTGGCCGGGCTGCGCGCCGGGCAGCAGGTGCTCGTCGCCGGGGTCCGGGCCTCCACCCAGACGCCGCCGATCGCCAGCGGCAAGCGGATCATCTTCGTCACCCTGGAGGACGGCTCGGGCCTGGTCGACCTGGCGTTCTTCGAGGACTCCCACCCGGCCTGCGCGCACACCGTCTTCCACAGCGGGCTGCTCCTGGTGCGCGGCACGGTCCAGGTGCGCGGCACCCGGCGCACCGTGGTCGGCAGCATGGCGTGGGACCTGGACGAGATCGCCGCGGCCCGCCGGGACAACGGCCCCGAGGCCGCGCTCGCCCTGCTCGGCGCGAGCCGTCCGCAGCCGACGCCCGCCCAGCCGCGGCGCACCCTCGCCAACGGCACCACGGGCGCCCGGCTGCACCCGTACGCCGATCTGCAGCCCGCGGGCAGCCGGTCGGCGGATCTGAAGAAGTTCGGCCACCGGAGTCCGGGGAGCGCGGGATGA
- a CDS encoding ImpB/MucB/SamB family protein, which yields MSTRRRHIAHLHLHARLTEEQYGHIIELVSGITPHVQAVPPDAVQLDLTSALRYFDMSPYEAVHMVKMRLKALYDIDCSAGLAGNRMLAAMAADASAPEATTWVPAERAAQWLAPRPVAALPGIGRSTAATLGKYGLHTIGQLAELPPATLQRLLGSAQARLLAERARGHDPRPVVAAEPAEHLSVDQVLDRDCLDPAEQHRAVLGLADRLGQRLRGQGQAAGRLTLTVRYADRTSTTRTRTLPESTGHSPALAGTALALLAGLGLQRARVRAFTVRADDLRPAAAAHRQLSLDPGADRARAVEAAADKARRRFGPGAVRPGTLAGAGPQVTGR from the coding sequence ATGAGCACACGACGACGGCACATCGCCCATCTCCACCTGCACGCGCGGCTGACCGAGGAACAGTACGGACACATAATCGAACTGGTGTCTGGAATCACGCCGCACGTACAGGCCGTCCCGCCCGACGCCGTCCAGCTGGACCTGACGTCGGCGCTGCGCTACTTCGACATGTCCCCGTACGAGGCCGTGCACATGGTGAAGATGCGCCTGAAGGCCCTCTACGACATCGACTGCAGCGCCGGGCTCGCGGGCAACCGCATGCTGGCGGCCATGGCGGCGGACGCCTCGGCGCCGGAGGCCACCACCTGGGTGCCCGCCGAGCGCGCCGCCCAGTGGCTCGCGCCGCGCCCGGTCGCCGCCCTGCCCGGCATCGGCCGCAGCACGGCGGCGACGCTCGGCAAGTACGGACTGCACACCATCGGGCAGCTCGCGGAGCTGCCGCCCGCGACCCTGCAACGGCTCCTCGGCAGCGCGCAGGCCCGGCTGCTGGCCGAGCGCGCCCGCGGCCACGACCCGCGCCCGGTCGTCGCGGCCGAGCCCGCCGAGCACCTGAGCGTCGATCAGGTCCTCGACCGCGACTGCCTCGACCCGGCCGAGCAGCACCGCGCCGTCCTGGGACTGGCCGACCGGCTCGGGCAGCGGCTGCGCGGCCAGGGGCAGGCCGCCGGGCGGCTCACCCTCACCGTGCGGTACGCGGACCGCACTTCCACCACGCGCACCCGCACCCTGCCGGAGTCCACCGGGCACTCACCGGCCCTGGCCGGGACCGCGCTCGCGCTGCTGGCCGGTCTCGGGCTGCAACGCGCGCGGGTCCGCGCCTTCACCGTCCGCGCCGACGACCTCCGCCCGGCCGCCGCGGCACACCGTCAGCTCTCGCTCGACCCGGGAGCCGACCGGGCCCGCGCCGTGGAGGCCGCCGCGGACAAGGCCCGCCGCCGCTTCGGCCCCGGCGCGGTGCGGCCCGGCACCCTCGCGGGGGCCGGGCCGCAGGTCACCGGTCGCTGA
- a CDS encoding sugar phosphate isomerase/epimerase: MTQHPRPARRPVTLFTGQWADMPFEEVARLASEWGYDGLEIAASGDHLDLARAEEDPDYLPAKQAVLDRYGLKVWAISHHLGGQAVCDDPIDFRHQAILRPSVWGDGDEEGVRQRAAEDMKRAARVARRLGADTVVGFTGSKIWKYVAMFPPVPQSVIDDGYEDFARRWNPILDVFDAEGVRFAHEVHPSEIAYDHWTSVRTLEAIGRRPAFGFNWDPSHMLWQGVDTVGFITDFADRIYHVDCKDTRVRPQTGRSGILGSHLPWGDPRRRWDFVSVGHGDVPWEDAFRALAAIGYDGPISVEWEDAGMDRLHGAAEAVGRIKDALWPLPEASFDAAFSNQ; this comes from the coding sequence ATGACCCAGCACCCGCGACCGGCCCGCCGCCCGGTCACGCTGTTCACCGGACAATGGGCCGACATGCCCTTCGAGGAGGTCGCCCGGCTGGCGAGCGAGTGGGGCTACGACGGGCTGGAGATCGCGGCCTCGGGCGACCACCTCGACCTGGCCCGCGCCGAGGAGGACCCCGACTACCTCCCCGCCAAGCAGGCCGTCCTCGACCGGTACGGGCTCAAGGTCTGGGCGATCTCCCACCACCTGGGCGGCCAGGCCGTCTGCGACGACCCCATCGACTTCCGCCACCAGGCGATCCTGCGCCCCTCGGTGTGGGGCGACGGCGACGAGGAGGGCGTGCGGCAGCGCGCCGCCGAGGACATGAAGCGCGCCGCACGCGTGGCCCGCAGGCTCGGCGCCGACACCGTCGTCGGCTTCACCGGATCGAAGATCTGGAAGTACGTGGCCATGTTCCCGCCGGTCCCGCAGTCCGTCATCGACGACGGCTACGAGGACTTCGCCCGCCGCTGGAACCCGATCCTGGACGTCTTCGACGCCGAGGGCGTGCGCTTCGCCCACGAGGTCCACCCCTCCGAGATCGCCTACGACCACTGGACCAGCGTGCGGACCCTGGAGGCCATCGGCCGGCGGCCCGCCTTCGGGTTCAACTGGGACCCCTCGCACATGCTCTGGCAGGGCGTCGACACCGTCGGCTTCATCACCGACTTCGCCGACCGCATCTACCACGTCGACTGCAAGGACACCCGGGTCCGCCCGCAGACCGGCCGGTCCGGCATCCTCGGCTCCCACCTGCCCTGGGGCGACCCGCGCCGCCGCTGGGACTTCGTCTCCGTCGGCCACGGCGACGTGCCCTGGGAGGACGCCTTCCGCGCCCTCGCCGCGATCGGCTACGACGGGCCGATCTCCGTCGAGTGGGAGGACGCGGGCATGGACCGGCTGCACGGCGCCGCCGAGGCCGTCGGGCGGATCAAGGACGCGCTGTGGCCGCTGCCCGAGGCGTCCTTCGACGCCGCGTTCAGCAACCAGTGA
- a CDS encoding Gfo/Idh/MocA family oxidoreductase: MSQLRVAVIGTGFMGAVHTRSARAAGADVVGIVGSTPRKGRDAAERFGAGRGFDSVEDVLRAGVDVVHVCTPNASHARFARAALDAGVPVVCEKPLATDAATARELHELAAERGLVTAVPFVYRYYASVREARLRLARPGQRPPWLLHGSYLQDWLADPDTGNWRVDPADGGATRAFGDIGVHWCDLAEFVTGQRITQVSATFARTAATRPAADGTPRPVATEDGAVVQLRTDSGAVGSVVVSQASAGYKNALSFSFDGPDASFAFHQETPESLWIGDRDGARVVVRDPGRAMSPAGRSAALPAGHPQGYYECFADFVADAHAAVRGTPVEGMPTFEDGVRAAHLAEAVVASAQDGGWVDVKETPTAR; encoded by the coding sequence ATGAGTCAACTCCGTGTCGCGGTGATCGGAACGGGTTTCATGGGGGCGGTGCACACCCGGTCCGCGCGCGCGGCGGGCGCCGACGTGGTGGGGATCGTCGGGTCCACCCCGCGGAAGGGGCGCGACGCGGCCGAGCGGTTCGGCGCCGGGCGGGGCTTCGACTCGGTCGAGGACGTGCTGCGGGCCGGGGTGGACGTCGTGCACGTGTGCACGCCCAACGCCTCGCACGCCCGGTTCGCCCGCGCCGCGCTCGACGCGGGTGTCCCCGTCGTCTGCGAGAAGCCGCTGGCCACGGACGCCGCGACCGCCCGGGAGCTGCACGAACTGGCGGCCGAGCGGGGGCTGGTGACCGCGGTGCCGTTCGTCTACCGGTACTACGCCTCGGTGCGCGAGGCCCGGCTGCGCCTCGCCCGGCCGGGGCAGCGGCCGCCGTGGCTGCTGCACGGCAGCTACCTCCAGGACTGGCTCGCCGATCCGGACACCGGCAACTGGCGCGTCGACCCGGCGGACGGCGGCGCCACCCGCGCCTTCGGCGACATCGGCGTCCACTGGTGCGACCTGGCGGAGTTCGTGACCGGGCAGCGCATCACGCAGGTGTCGGCGACCTTCGCGCGGACCGCCGCGACCCGCCCGGCGGCCGACGGCACCCCGCGTCCCGTCGCGACGGAGGACGGGGCGGTCGTGCAGCTGCGGACCGACTCCGGCGCCGTGGGCTCGGTCGTCGTCAGCCAGGCCTCGGCGGGCTACAAGAACGCCCTGTCGTTCTCCTTCGACGGACCGGACGCCAGCTTCGCGTTCCACCAGGAGACCCCCGAGTCGCTGTGGATCGGCGACCGCGACGGCGCGCGGGTCGTCGTGCGCGACCCGGGCCGCGCCATGTCGCCGGCGGGCCGTTCGGCGGCGCTGCCCGCCGGTCATCCCCAGGGCTACTACGAGTGCTTCGCGGACTTCGTCGCCGACGCCCACGCCGCCGTACGCGGTACGCCGGTCGAGGGGATGCCGACCTTCGAGGACGGGGTCCGGGCCGCGCACCTCGCCGAGGCGGTCGTGGCGTCCGCGCAGGACGGCGGCTGGGTGGACGTGAAGGAGACCCCCACGGCCCGGTGA
- a CDS encoding acetate uptake transporter, translated as MNLPNRSGPAAQASSVKRMEPTAQAQLGPLGLTGFIVVTMIATGIDAGIFPDRLAAADVPTVGFFIGGLAQLLAGLFQAQRGDTWHATVFGGFGLFWMAKALMLQWIVPSLDPSLRGDAMGLFTLPWVFVVFVLWLASWRIHLVLLLTFSCVLVVFVAMTCNGFTGLEGWNRVAGWFGLGATAGALYLLAGQVMASTWGRPVLPMGRFLTPPELAES; from the coding sequence GTGAACCTCCCCAACAGATCAGGCCCGGCCGCCCAGGCCAGCTCCGTCAAACGGATGGAGCCCACGGCCCAGGCCCAGCTCGGCCCCCTCGGCCTGACGGGCTTCATCGTGGTCACGATGATCGCCACCGGCATCGACGCGGGCATCTTCCCCGACCGCCTCGCGGCGGCCGACGTGCCCACGGTCGGCTTCTTCATCGGCGGGCTGGCCCAGCTGCTCGCCGGTCTCTTCCAGGCCCAGCGCGGTGACACCTGGCACGCGACGGTCTTCGGGGGCTTCGGTCTGTTCTGGATGGCGAAGGCGCTGATGCTCCAGTGGATCGTGCCCTCGCTCGATCCGTCGCTGCGGGGCGACGCGATGGGCCTGTTCACGCTCCCCTGGGTCTTCGTGGTCTTCGTCCTGTGGCTCGCGAGCTGGCGCATCCATCTGGTGCTGCTGCTCACCTTCAGCTGTGTCCTGGTGGTGTTCGTCGCGATGACCTGCAACGGCTTCACGGGCCTCGAAGGCTGGAACCGGGTCGCCGGCTGGTTCGGTCTGGGCGCCACGGCCGGGGCGCTGTATCTGCTCGCGGGGCAGGTGATGGCCTCGACGTGGGGCCGCCCGGTGCTGCCGATGGGCCGCTTCCTGACGCCGCCGGAGCTCGCCGAGTCCTGA
- a CDS encoding ROK family protein codes for MTEQTQTLSLVLRTIRSGLAVTRPELSRHTGLGRTIIQQRVDHALRAGLLSEGEPAPSTGGRPSRILHIAAGRGAVLGVVFGATHLHLAVTDLDGTQLADRRLPWDVEAGPEASLAALFEAAAALLTGELADRLWGVCVGVPGPVDFARGTPVHPPIMEGWHGFPLRERLEAHFAVPAWVDNDANVMALGAWSRDRVAAGDNVLLVKAGTGIGLGLISRGRLHRGARGAAGDLGHTIVAAESRHRCRCGKFGCLEALAGGWALARDARAAALAGRSAFLQERLDHLTVTEVLDGCAHGDPVSIELVTRAGELVGSQLALLVSVFNPSTVYLAGTLAQAGDVFREPVVDQVTRGALPLATDELVITEADPDRAEGVGAAQLAIEELLHPDMLGEWLRHGSPRDAHARERASAEPLYLS; via the coding sequence ATGACCGAACAGACCCAGACGCTGTCGCTGGTCCTGAGAACCATCAGGAGCGGCCTGGCGGTGACGCGGCCGGAGTTGAGCCGGCACACCGGCCTGGGCCGGACGATCATCCAGCAGCGGGTCGACCACGCGCTCAGGGCCGGGCTGCTCAGCGAGGGCGAGCCCGCGCCGTCGACCGGCGGCAGACCGTCACGGATCCTGCACATCGCGGCCGGGCGCGGTGCCGTCCTCGGAGTGGTCTTCGGCGCCACGCACCTGCATCTCGCCGTGACCGACCTGGACGGTACGCAACTGGCCGACCGGCGCCTGCCCTGGGACGTCGAGGCGGGCCCCGAGGCGTCGCTCGCCGCGCTGTTCGAGGCCGCCGCCGCGCTGCTCACCGGGGAGCTGGCGGACCGGCTGTGGGGTGTGTGCGTGGGCGTGCCGGGACCGGTCGACTTTGCCCGGGGCACCCCCGTCCATCCGCCCATCATGGAGGGCTGGCACGGCTTCCCGCTGCGCGAGCGCCTGGAGGCCCACTTCGCCGTCCCCGCCTGGGTCGACAACGACGCCAACGTGATGGCGCTGGGCGCCTGGAGCCGGGACCGGGTCGCGGCCGGCGACAACGTCCTGCTCGTCAAGGCCGGCACCGGCATCGGCCTGGGCCTGATCTCCCGGGGCCGCCTGCACCGCGGGGCCCGGGGTGCGGCGGGCGACCTGGGCCACACCATCGTCGCGGCCGAGTCCCGGCACCGGTGCCGGTGCGGGAAGTTCGGCTGCCTGGAGGCGCTCGCCGGCGGCTGGGCGCTCGCGCGGGACGCCCGCGCCGCGGCCCTGGCCGGCCGCAGCGCCTTCCTCCAGGAACGGCTCGACCACCTCACCGTCACCGAGGTCCTGGACGGCTGCGCGCACGGCGACCCGGTGAGCATCGAACTGGTCACCCGGGCCGGGGAACTCGTCGGCTCCCAACTGGCCCTGCTGGTCAGCGTGTTCAACCCGTCGACCGTGTATCTGGCGGGCACGCTGGCGCAGGCCGGTGACGTGTTCCGCGAGCCGGTCGTCGACCAGGTCACCCGCGGCGCCCTCCCGCTGGCCACCGACGAACTCGTCATCACCGAGGCCGACCCGGACCGCGCCGAGGGCGTGGGCGCGGCCCAGCTGGCCATCGAGGAGCTGCTGCACCCCGACATGCTCGGCGAATGGCTGCGCCACGGCAGCCCGCGCGACGCGCACGCCCGCGAGCGGGCGAGCGCCGAGCCGCTCTACCTCTCCTGA